One Sebastes umbrosus isolate fSebUmb1 chromosome 6, fSebUmb1.pri, whole genome shotgun sequence DNA window includes the following coding sequences:
- the sall4 gene encoding sal-like protein 4, with product MSRRKQAKPQHINSDEPESLQNGIPRDDQAEETGTETKRFRMDETRVCNKCCAEFFDEDDFLEHEKKCTESQKVVIMKDGDGNEVPEEYSQGSFEGLTSDHDDSQSSSHSLSNVNTDHLERTEEESSVNAEDSGLQDQMEMPASPDMTFHPSRKMQHSNVTLETMADTKVAVSQHYSNDTCLTSSQDVLQAIPMILEQLVCLQQQQLQQIQLTEQIRIQVAMMTPQGLQASVGAAMDPLKALGAHLSQQLSAAAAQIGKRTGSQSLSLETMKQGKLPLPTGIPTSLPRGLDSMTSKTNILKGNPDLASRLPAQLPQSPGVMGFTSTFNGIQAGIESSKKVKAKMLSPLPESNNGDSLYKHKCKYCGKSFGNDSALQIHLRSHTGERPFKCNICGNRFTTKGNLKVHFQRHRDKYPYIGMNPHPVPEHLDNIPTSSGIPFGMSVPMDESNMTDVKPVLGHPAAGFHPSPVPGFKTFESFPGDPFSRRPSPSTSNCSPSVSSNAFGQETGVDPTQKDAKELLGALHHMNGNALMGEQSSGTAKLQEMVDGLEKRTGDPNECVICHRVLSCQSSLKMHYRTHTGERPYKCKICGRAFSTKGNLKAHYGVHRANTPLKMQHSCPICQKKFTNAVVLQQHIRMHMGGQIPNTPMPENQFDAAAEAMESSLSEEKSMDMNGFEASTEDNEPELNSQKPNDTSDILPPPSEEQPQKHAVSPTVFSSLDVLKNLTSALALNRQSSTASESEGTSKELPSVPREQEYHNGRSPTISDSAMSFLSSSPLHNNMSIGKSTESAADEFARSVPKLESDGGAHGGAESSGALDLTASSSFTPKVIKEEPGMPFTNGEYVPGNMAFMRIPSSLASLEMTLPPENPMGPHGLFSSHMPQGTAMNSSISTAPRRSAKQHVCHACGKNFSSASALQIHERTHTGEKPFGCNICGRAFTTKGNLKVHIGTHMWNNTSRRGQRLSLDNPMALMAMGSEAPQMLPEIMHAPKELGAPPPMNFDQSLWNQYAAAFSGGLTMKTNEISVIQGGGVPLPGSPSGGPLIGSTGGLMKMDGSHSGLPVTMAEIEKNNSDSVPKSQFPHFMEEGKIAVN from the exons ATGTCGAGGCGCAAGCAAGCCAAACCGCAACACATCAACTCCGACGAGCCAGAGTCGCTGCAAAATG ggatTCCTCGAGATGATCAAGCTGAGGAAACTGGAACTGAAACAAAGAGGTTCAGAATGGACGAGACCAGGGTCTGCAACAAGTGTTGCGCTGAATTCTTCGACGAAGACGACTTTCTCGAGCATGAGAAAAAATGCACTGAAAGTCAGAAAGTGGTCATCATGAAAGATGGAGATGGCAACGAAGTGCCTGAGGAATATTCACAAGGCTCTTTCGAAGGCCTCACGAGTGACCATGACGACAGCCAGTCCAGCAGTCATTCCCTATCAAATGTCAATACAGACCATCTGGAAAGAACAGAGGAAGAGTCAAGCGTGAATGCGGAGGACTCAGGACTGCAGGATCAGATGGAGATGCCTGCTAGCCCTGACATGACTTTCCATCCATCACGGAAAATGCAACATTCAAATGTCACTCTTGAAACCATGGCGGACACTAAAGTGGCCGTCTCCCAACATTATTCAAACGATACATGTCTGACCTCATCGCAGGATGTGCTGCAGGCCATCCCAATGATCTTGGAACAGTTGGTGTGCCTCCAGCAACAGCAGCTACAGCAAATCCAGCTAACAGAACAGATTAGAATCCAAGTAGCAATGATGACTCCACAGGGTCTCCAGGCGTCAGTAGGGGCAGCAATGGACCCTCTGAAAGCCCTCGGTGCACATCTCTCTCAGCAGCtgtctgctgcagcagctcaaaTAGGAAAAAGGACCGGCAGTCAGAGCCTTTCTCTGGAGACAATGAAGCAAGGTAAACTACCTCTGCCCACTGGCATCCCTACCTCTCTACCCAGAGGACTGGACTCTATGACttctaaaacaaacattttgaagGGCAATCCAGATCTGGCTAGCCGTTTACCAGCACAACTACCACAGTCACCAGGTGTCATGGGTTTCACCAGCACCTTCAATGGCATCCAAGCAGGGATCGAGTCCTCCAAAAAAGTGAAAGCGAAGATGCTGAGCCCCCTGCCAGAATCAAATAATGGTGACTCGTTATACAAGCACAAGTGTAAGTACTGCGGAAAGTCCTTTGGAAATGACAGCGCTCTCCAGATTCACTTGCGCTCTCACACCGGCGAGAGGCCGTTCAAGTGCAACATCTGCGGAAACCGCTTCACAACCAAAGGAAACCTCAAAGTGCATTTCCAGAGGCACAGAGACAAGTACCCTTACATCGGCATGAACCCACATCCTGTGCCAGAGCACCTTGACAACATCCCCACCAGCAGCGGCATTCCCTTTGGCATGTCCGTGCCCATGGACGAGTCAAACATGACCGACGTTAAGCCTGTGCTAGGTCATCCTGCGGCTGGCTTCCACCCATCGCCCGTACCAGGATTCAAGACATTTGAGAGCTTTCCAGGTGATCCATTTTCCCGGAGACCCTCTCCATCAACAAGCAACTGCTCCCCATCTGTTTCCTCTAACGCGTTTGGCCAAGAGACAGGAGTGGATCCGACTCAGAAGGATGCTAAAGAACTACTTGGTGCGCTGCATCACATGAATGGTAACGCCCTCATGGGAGAACAAAGCTCTGGAACTGCAAAACTTCAGGAGATGGTGGACGGCCTGGAAAAGAGGACCGGCGATCCCAATGAGTGTGTGATCTGCCATAGAGTGCTCAGCTGCCAGAGCTCACTCAAAATGCATTACCGCACGCACACCGGTGAGAGGCCCTACAAGTGCAAAATCTGCGGCCGCGCGTTCTCCACCAAAGGTAACCTCAAGGCCCATTACGGAGTGCACAGGGCTAATACTCCTCTCAAAATGCAGCACTCGTGTCCCATCTGCCAGAAGAAGTTCACCAACGCCGTGGTTCTGCAGCAGCACATTCGCATGCACATGGGCGGGCAGATCCCCAACACCCCGATGCCAGAGAACCAGTTTGacgcagcagcagaagcaatgGAGTCCTCTCTATCGGAGGAGAAGTCTATGGACATGAATGGTTTTGAAGCAAGCACGGAGGACAATGAGCCAGAGCTGAACTCCCAGAAGCCAAACGACACCTCAGATATCCTCCCACCTCCCTCTGAGGAACAACCACAGAAGCACGCCGTCTCCCCCACCGTGTTCTCCAGCCTTGACGTTTTGAAGAATCTCACCTCTGCTCTTGCACTGAATCGACAGAGTAGCACCGCTTCGGAAAGCGAGGGAACATCCAAAGAGTTGCCATCAGTTCCCAGAGAGCAGGAATATCACAACGGCCGAAGTCCCACCATTTCTGACTCCGCCATGtcgtttctctcctcttccccacTACACAACAATATGAGTATTGGCAAGTCAACCGAGTCTGCTGCTGATGAATTTGCCCGTAGTGTGCCTAAACTGGAGTCTGACGGTGGTGCTCATGGTGGCGCCGAGTCAAGTGGAGCCCTCGACCTCACGGCTTCCAGCAGCTTCACCCCCAAAGTGATCAAAGAGGAGCCTGGCATGCCATTCACAAATGGAGAATATG TTCCTGGGAACATGGCCTTCATGAGGATACCATCAAGTCTGGCCAGCCTGGAGATGACGCTCCCTCCAGAGAATCCTATGGGACCTCATGGTTTGTTCAGCTCCCACATGCCTCAGGGAACAGCCATGAACTCCTCCATCTCCACCGCCCCGCGCCGATCAGCCAAGCAGCACGTGTGTCACGCCTGCGGCAAGAACTTCTCCTCCGCCAGCGCCTTGCAGATCCACGAGCGCACTCACACAGGGGAGAAGCCATTTGGCTGCAACATCTGTGGCAGGGCTTTCACCACCAAGGGAAATCTAAAG GTGCATATTGGCACTCACATGTGGAACAACACATCGCGGCGTGGCCAGCGCCTGTCTCTGGATAACCCCATGGCGTTGATGGCGATGGGTTCCGAGGCTCCGCAGATGTTGCCAGAGATTATGCATGCCCCCAAAGAACTGGGTGCTCCACCACCAATGAACTTTGACCAGTCTCTGTGGAACCAGTACGCTGCTGCCTTCAGCGGGGGCCTGACCATGAAGACCAATGAAATTTCCGTCATCCAGGGTGGCGGCGTCCCGCTCCCAGGGAGCCCCTCCGGCGGGCCTCTGATCGGATCCACTGGAGGCCTCATGAAGATGGACGGATCCCACTCCGGCCTGCCCGTCACCATGGCCGAAATCGAGAAGAACAACTCCGACAGCGTGCCAAAATCGCAGTTCCCACATTTCATGGAGGAGGGTAAAATTGCAGTGAATTAG